The genomic stretch tctccacattttaaaattgatgaaATAGGCTtagaaaagcacagaaaacagTCATGAAGATAGTGAGTCATATgttcagaatatttattttttaatttattcactcGTTTGTGTATAAATGCAACCAATATTTAATGAACACCTACTATGTTCTGGGCACTATCTTTAGCACTGGTGTACAGCACTGAACATAGTAGATAAAATTCATACCCTGTGGAGCTTGTATTTTAGTAAGCAGAAAATAAGATTCAGAAAATAAGTTCCAAGGCTTGATTTACTTTTATAATATGGTACAATGTCCTCTGACTAGCTTTTGTGTCATGTTACCATTTTACAGTAAAgtcacattttttccctttttagacACAGAAGAATCATGCTCCAAGGAAACCAAACTATCTCTGAATTTTTCCTCCTGGGACTCACAGTGGTGTCTGAACAGCAGCAGCTCATCTTTGTGCTGTTTTTGTGCATGTATCTGGTTACCATGGTGGGAAATTTACTTATCATCCTGGCTATTGTCAATGATGCTCACCTCCACagccccatgtacttcttccttgcCAATCTATCCTTCACCGACATCTGCTTCACATCTACTACAGTCCCCAAAATGTTGGCAGACATCCAAAGCCAGAGCCCAGTCATCTCCTTTGCAGGATGCCTTACACAAATGTACTTTTTTATGTTGCTGGTAGACTTGGACAATTTCCTCTTGGCAGCCATGGCATATGACCGGTACATTGCCATCTGTTACCCATTACACTATGCTGCGTTACTGAGTCTGAAGCGTTGTGCCCTGTTGGTAGTGACTCCATGGGTTGTCTGTAATCTTCTTTCTGTACTTCATCTTGGTCTGCTGGGCCTCTTGAATTTCTGTGATCAGAGAGAAATTCCACACTTCTTCTGTGACCTGGAACCCATTTTAAGGCTGGCTTGTTCAGACACCCA from Bubalus bubalis isolate 160015118507 breed Murrah chromosome X, NDDB_SH_1, whole genome shotgun sequence encodes the following:
- the LOC102394109 gene encoding olfactory receptor 1468-like gives rise to the protein MLQGNQTISEFFLLGLTVVSEQQQLIFVLFLCMYLVTMVGNLLIILAIVNDAHLHSPMYFFLANLSFTDICFTSTTVPKMLADIQSQSPVISFAGCLTQMYFFMLLVDLDNFLLAAMAYDRYIAICYPLHYAALLSLKRCALLVVTPWVVCNLLSVLHLGLLGLLNFCDQREIPHFFCDLEPILRLACSDTQINDLTILVIGGAVIFIPFTFICVSYCLIGCTVLRIPSAKGKWKTFSTCGSHFLAVSLFYGSISGVYFLPSSAYSAERDKVAAIMYTVVTPMMNPFIYSLRNKDMKGAVRRLLIRKTYFWIW